Proteins from a genomic interval of Polaribacter sejongensis:
- the rpoB gene encoding DNA-directed RNA polymerase subunit beta, with amino-acid sequence MATKNTTERINFATSQMIKEYPDFLDIQVKSFQDFFQLQTKAEERGEEGLYKTFMDNFPITDTRNQFVLEFLDYFVDPPRYSIQECIERGLTHSVPLKARLKLYCTDPEHEDFETIVQDVYLGTIPYMTNSGTFVINGAERVVVSQLHRSPGVFFGQSFHANGTKLYSARVIPFKGSWIEFATDINQVMYAYIDRKKKLPVTTLFRAIGFERDKDILEIFDLAEEVKVSKAGLKKVLGRKLAARVLKTWHEDFVDEDTGEVVSIERNEIIFDRDTILDKEHIDEIIDAGAKTVLLHKEDNDMADYAIIHNTLQKDPTNSEKEAVEHIYRQLRNAEPPDEETARGIIDKLFFSEQRYNLGEVGRFRMNTKLQLNEPIDQKVLTKLDIITIIKYLIELINSKAEVDDIDHLSNRRVRTVGEQLAGQFGVGLARMARTIRERMNVRDNEVFTPIDLINAKTLSSVINSFFGTNQLSQFMDQTNPLAEITHKRRLSALGPGGLSRERAGFEVRDVHYTHYGRLCPIETPEGPNIGLISSLSVFAKVNNLGFIETPYRKVVEGVVGTEEPIYLSAEEEEGMKFAQSNLELDKDGRFVAERMISREGGDFPVVSPEDINFMDVAPNQIASISASLIPFLEHDDANRALMGSNMMRQAVPLLRPESPIVGTGLERRVAKDSRILINAEGAGEVTYVDANKITIKYDRTEEEKLVSFESDEVSYNLIKFRKTNQGTNINLKPIVEKGDRVEEGQVLCEGYATQKGELALGRNMKVAFMPWKGYNFEDAIVISEKVVREDIFTSIHIDEYSLDVRDTKLGTEELTNDIPNVSEEATKDLDENGMIRIGAEVNPGDILIGKITPKGESDPTPEEKLLRAIFGDKAGDVKDASLKASPSLRGVVIDKKLFRRAVKDKNKRLRDKEAVAKLEASFVSKFEGLKDVLIDKLFLLISGKTSQGVYNDLGEEVLPKGKKYTLKMLNSVDDYIHLTGSWTTDKDLNSFVGELVHNYKIKVNDLQGSLRRQKFTISVGDELPAGILKLAKVYIAKKRKLKVGDKMAGRHGNKGIVARIVRAEDMPFLEDGTPVDIVLNPLGVPSRMNIGQIYETVLGWAGQKLGTKYATPIFDGASLDQINEITDTAGVPRFGHTYLYDGGTGKRFDQPATVGIIYMIKLGHMIEDKMHARSIGPYSLITQQPLGGKAQFGGQRFGEMEVWALEAYGASSILREILTVKSDDVMGRAKTYESIVKGEAMPEPGLPESFNVLMHELKGLGLDVRLEE; translated from the coding sequence TTGGCAACGAAAAACACTACTGAAAGAATCAACTTCGCTACTTCTCAAATGATAAAGGAATATCCAGACTTTTTGGATATTCAGGTAAAATCTTTTCAAGATTTTTTCCAACTTCAAACTAAGGCAGAAGAAAGAGGTGAAGAAGGTTTGTACAAAACCTTCATGGATAACTTTCCAATTACAGATACAAGAAATCAATTCGTTTTAGAATTTTTAGATTACTTCGTAGACCCACCAAGATACTCTATACAAGAGTGTATTGAAAGAGGTCTAACGCACAGTGTGCCTTTAAAAGCACGTCTAAAATTGTACTGTACAGATCCAGAACATGAAGATTTCGAAACTATTGTTCAAGATGTTTATCTTGGTACAATACCTTATATGACTAACTCTGGTACCTTTGTAATTAATGGTGCAGAGCGTGTTGTCGTTTCACAATTACACAGGTCTCCTGGTGTATTCTTCGGACAATCTTTCCATGCAAATGGTACAAAATTATATTCAGCAAGGGTAATACCTTTTAAAGGTTCTTGGATAGAATTTGCTACCGATATCAATCAAGTAATGTATGCTTATATTGATAGAAAGAAAAAATTACCAGTAACAACATTATTCAGAGCAATCGGTTTTGAAAGAGATAAAGATATTTTAGAGATATTTGATCTTGCAGAAGAGGTAAAGGTTTCTAAAGCTGGATTAAAAAAAGTATTAGGTCGCAAATTAGCTGCTAGAGTTTTAAAAACTTGGCATGAAGATTTTGTAGATGAAGATACTGGTGAAGTTGTATCAATCGAAAGAAATGAAATAATTTTTGATCGTGATACCATTTTAGATAAAGAACATATTGATGAAATAATAGACGCAGGTGCTAAAACCGTTTTACTTCATAAAGAAGATAACGATATGGCAGATTATGCTATTATTCATAATACTTTACAGAAAGATCCTACGAATTCTGAAAAAGAAGCAGTAGAACATATCTATAGACAATTACGTAATGCAGAACCGCCAGATGAGGAGACTGCAAGAGGTATTATAGATAAGTTATTCTTTTCTGAACAAAGATATAATTTAGGTGAAGTTGGTCGTTTTAGAATGAACACTAAACTTCAGTTAAATGAACCTATTGATCAAAAAGTATTAACAAAATTAGATATTATAACTATTATTAAATATTTAATTGAGTTAATCAACTCTAAAGCAGAGGTAGATGATATTGATCACTTATCTAACAGACGTGTAAGAACTGTTGGTGAGCAATTAGCAGGTCAGTTTGGTGTTGGTTTAGCTCGTATGGCTAGAACAATTCGTGAGCGTATGAATGTACGTGATAACGAAGTGTTTACTCCTATCGATTTAATTAATGCTAAAACATTATCATCTGTAATTAACTCATTCTTTGGTACCAACCAATTGTCTCAGTTTATGGATCAAACCAATCCATTAGCAGAGATTACTCACAAGCGTAGATTATCTGCACTAGGACCGGGTGGTTTATCTAGAGAAAGAGCTGGTTTTGAGGTACGTGATGTTCACTATACTCACTATGGTCGTTTATGTCCAATTGAAACTCCTGAGGGACCAAATATTGGTTTAATTTCTTCACTTTCTGTTTTTGCAAAAGTGAATAATTTAGGGTTTATTGAGACTCCATATAGAAAAGTAGTAGAAGGTGTTGTTGGAACTGAAGAGCCAATTTATTTAAGTGCTGAGGAAGAAGAGGGAATGAAATTTGCTCAATCTAACTTAGAATTAGATAAAGATGGAAGATTTGTTGCTGAAAGAATGATTTCACGTGAAGGTGGTGATTTCCCAGTTGTAAGTCCTGAAGACATTAACTTTATGGATGTTGCTCCTAACCAGATTGCTTCAATTTCTGCATCTTTAATTCCTTTCTTGGAACATGATGATGCGAATAGAGCGTTGATGGGATCTAACATGATGCGTCAAGCAGTACCATTATTAAGACCAGAATCTCCAATTGTAGGTACAGGTTTAGAGCGTAGAGTTGCAAAAGATTCTCGTATCTTAATTAATGCTGAAGGAGCAGGTGAAGTTACTTATGTAGATGCTAATAAAATTACAATTAAGTATGATAGAACAGAAGAGGAAAAACTTGTAAGTTTTGAATCTGATGAAGTTTCTTATAACTTAATTAAATTTAGAAAAACGAATCAAGGAACAAACATCAACTTAAAACCGATTGTAGAAAAAGGAGATAGAGTTGAAGAAGGACAAGTTCTTTGTGAAGGTTATGCAACACAAAAAGGAGAATTAGCTTTAGGTAGAAACATGAAAGTAGCCTTTATGCCTTGGAAAGGGTATAACTTTGAGGATGCAATTGTAATTTCTGAAAAAGTTGTTCGTGAAGATATATTTACATCTATTCATATTGATGAGTATTCTTTAGACGTAAGAGATACAAAATTAGGAACTGAAGAGTTAACTAATGATATTCCTAACGTTTCTGAAGAAGCTACCAAAGATTTAGATGAAAACGGAATGATTAGAATTGGAGCAGAAGTGAATCCTGGTGATATCTTAATTGGTAAGATTACACCAAAAGGAGAATCCGATCCTACTCCAGAAGAAAAATTATTACGCGCAATTTTTGGTGATAAAGCTGGTGATGTAAAAGATGCATCATTAAAAGCTTCTCCATCATTAAGAGGTGTAGTAATTGATAAAAAATTATTTAGAAGAGCTGTTAAAGATAAAAACAAGAGATTAAGAGATAAAGAAGCAGTAGCTAAGTTAGAAGCTTCATTTGTATCTAAATTCGAAGGTTTAAAAGATGTTTTAATAGACAAGTTGTTTTTACTTATCAGTGGAAAAACTTCGCAAGGAGTTTACAATGACTTAGGTGAAGAAGTTTTACCAAAAGGTAAAAAATACACACTTAAAATGTTAAATTCTGTTGATGATTATATTCACTTAACAGGTTCTTGGACAACAGATAAAGACTTAAATAGTTTTGTAGGTGAATTAGTTCACAATTACAAAATTAAAGTAAATGATTTACAAGGTTCTTTACGTCGTCAAAAATTTACAATCTCTGTTGGAGATGAATTGCCAGCAGGTATTTTAAAGCTTGCTAAAGTTTATATCGCTAAGAAACGTAAGTTAAAAGTGGGTGATAAAATGGCGGGACGTCACGGAAATAAAGGTATTGTTGCTCGTATTGTACGTGCAGAAGATATGCCTTTCTTAGAAGACGGAACTCCAGTTGATATCGTATTAAATCCATTAGGGGTACCTTCTCGTATGAATATTGGTCAGATTTATGAAACTGTTCTTGGTTGGGCAGGTCAAAAATTAGGAACTAAGTATGCAACACCAATTTTTGATGGAGCATCTTTAGACCAGATTAATGAGATTACGGATACAGCAGGTGTACCAAGATTTGGACATACTTATTTATATGATGGTGGAACAGGAAAACGTTTCGATCAACCGGCAACAGTTGGTATCATTTATATGATTAAGTTAGGTCACATGATTGAAGATAAAATGCATGCGCGTTCTATTGGACCATATTCATTAATTACACAACAACCTTTAGGTGGTAAAGCACAATTTGGGGGTCAGCGTTTTGGAGAGATGGAAGTTTGGGCACTTGAGGCTTATGGTGCATCAAGTATCTTAAGAGAAATCTTAACTGTGAAATCGGATGATGTTATGGGAAGAGCTAAAACATACGAAAGTATTGTGAAAGGTGAAGCTATGCCAGAACCAGGTTTACCAGAGTCGTTTAACGTATTAATGCATGAACTTAAAGGTTTAGGTTTAGACGTTAGATTAGAAGAATAA
- the rplL gene encoding 50S ribosomal protein L7/L12 yields the protein MAELKDFAEQLVNLTVKEVNELATILKDEYGIEPAAAAVAVAGPAAAGEDAADEQTEFDVILKAAGSSKLAVVKLVKELTGLGLKEAKGIVDSAPAAVKEGISKDEAEGLKKSLEEAGAEVELK from the coding sequence ATGGCAGAATTAAAAGATTTCGCAGAGCAATTAGTTAACTTAACAGTAAAAGAAGTTAATGAATTAGCTACTATTTTAAAAGATGAATATGGTATTGAGCCAGCAGCAGCAGCAGTAGCAGTAGCAGGTCCAGCAGCAGCAGGAGAAGATGCAGCAGATGAACAAACTGAATTTGATGTTATTTTAAAAGCAGCAGGTTCTTCTAAATTAGCAGTTGTAAAATTAGTTAAAGAATTAACTGGTTTAGGATTAAAAGAAGCTAAAGGTATCGTAGATAGCGCACCAGCAGCAGTAAAAGAAGGTATCTCTAAAGATGAGGCTGAAGGTCTTAAAAAATCTTTAGAAGAAGCTGGAGCTGAGGTAGAGCTTAAGTAA
- the rplJ gene encoding 50S ribosomal protein L10 gives MTREEKSQVIQDLTAVLADTNTLYLADISGLNAQTTSNLRRACFKAGIQLSVVKNTLLAKAMEASDKEFGDLPTVLKGNTSMMISEAANAPAKLIKEFRKKGTIPLLKGAFAEESVYIGDDQLDALVDIKSREELIGEIIGLLQSPAKNVISALQSGGQTISGILKTLSEK, from the coding sequence ATGACTAGAGAAGAGAAATCACAAGTAATACAAGATTTAACAGCAGTATTAGCAGATACAAATACGTTATATTTAGCAGATATTTCTGGGTTAAATGCACAAACTACCTCTAATTTACGTAGAGCTTGTTTTAAAGCAGGGATTCAGTTATCAGTTGTTAAAAACACATTACTTGCAAAAGCAATGGAAGCTTCAGATAAAGAATTTGGAGACTTACCAACAGTATTAAAAGGTAATACATCAATGATGATTTCTGAAGCAGCTAATGCTCCAGCTAAATTAATCAAAGAATTCAGAAAGAAAGGCACTATTCCTTTGTTAAAAGGAGCATTTGCAGAAGAATCTGTTTACATTGGTGATGATCAATTAGATGCTTTAGTAGATATTAAATCTAGAGAAGAGCTTATTGGTGAAATCATTGGATTATTACAGTCTCCAGCTAAAAATGTTATTTCAGCATTACAATCTGGTGGACAAACAATTTCAGGTATTCTTAAGACTTTATCTGAAAAATAA
- the rplA gene encoding 50S ribosomal protein L1 has translation MAKLTKKQKEAHAKLDSSKSYDLAAASALVKDITNVKFDASVDLAIRLGVDPRKANQMVRGVVTLPHGTGKDVKVLALVTPDKEAEATAAGADYVGLDEYLQKIKGGWTDVDVIITMPSVMGKLGPLGRILGPRGLMPNPKTGTVTMDVAKAVTDVKAGKIDFKVDKTGIVHAAIGKVSFDAKKIEENANELIQTIIKLKPTTAKGTYVKSVFMSSTMSPSIAVEVKAV, from the coding sequence ATGGCAAAATTAACAAAAAAGCAAAAAGAAGCTCACGCAAAGTTAGACAGCTCTAAATCTTATGATTTAGCAGCGGCTTCAGCGCTAGTCAAAGACATTACTAATGTAAAGTTTGATGCATCAGTAGATTTAGCAATACGTTTAGGAGTTGATCCTCGTAAAGCTAATCAAATGGTTCGTGGTGTAGTAACATTACCTCACGGAACAGGAAAAGATGTAAAAGTTTTAGCATTAGTAACTCCAGATAAAGAAGCAGAAGCTACAGCAGCAGGTGCAGATTATGTTGGATTAGATGAATACCTTCAGAAAATTAAAGGAGGTTGGACAGATGTAGACGTAATTATTACCATGCCAAGTGTAATGGGGAAATTAGGTCCTTTAGGAAGAATTTTAGGTCCTAGAGGTTTAATGCCAAACCCAAAGACTGGTACAGTAACAATGGATGTTGCAAAAGCTGTTACAGATGTAAAAGCTGGTAAAATCGATTTTAAAGTTGATAAAACTGGTATCGTTCATGCTGCAATTGGAAAAGTATCTTTTGATGCAAAGAAAATTGAGGAAAATGCAAACGAATTAATACAAACTATTATTAAATTGAAACCAACAACTGCAAAAGGAACGTATGTAAAAAGCGTTTTTATGTCTAGTACTATGAGTCCTAGTATTGCTGTTGAGGTGAAAGCTGTTTAA
- the rplK gene encoding 50S ribosomal protein L11, with product MAKEVSKVVKLQVKGGAANPSPPVGPALGAAGVNIMEFCKQFNARTQDKQGKVLPVVITVFKDKSFDFLVKTPPAAVQLLEAAKIKKGSGEPNRKKVASVTWDQIQIIAEDKMVDLNAFEISSAMRMIAGTARSMGLTVKGNAPA from the coding sequence ATGGCAAAAGAAGTTAGTAAAGTAGTTAAGTTACAAGTAAAGGGAGGCGCAGCGAATCCATCGCCGCCGGTTGGACCTGCTTTAGGAGCTGCTGGTGTTAACATTATGGAGTTCTGTAAACAGTTTAATGCAAGAACGCAAGACAAACAAGGTAAAGTTTTACCTGTTGTTATTACTGTTTTTAAAGATAAATCATTCGATTTTCTTGTTAAGACTCCTCCTGCAGCAGTTCAGTTACTAGAAGCAGCCAAAATTAAAAAAGGTTCAGGAGAACCAAACAGAAAGAAAGTAGCATCAGTTACTTGGGATCAAATTCAAATTATTGCAGAAGACAAAATGGTAGATTTAAATGCCTTTGAAATTTCTTCAGCAATGCGAATGATTGCAGGTACGGCTCGTTCTATGGGATTAACAGTAAAAGGTAATGCACCAGCATAA
- the nusG gene encoding transcription termination/antitermination protein NusG produces the protein MAADSVMKWYVVRAIGGQENKVKAYIETEISRVGLSDYVSQVIVPTEKVIQIRNGKKVNRERVYFPGYIMVEANLSGEVPHVIKGITGVIGFLGEVKGGEPVPMRKSEVNRMLGKVDELSIQDENIAIPFNIGETVKVVDGPFNGFDGTIEKVNEEKRKLEVMVKIFGRKTPLELSYMQVEKI, from the coding sequence ATGGCAGCTGATTCAGTAATGAAGTGGTATGTTGTTAGAGCCATTGGAGGACAAGAAAATAAAGTAAAAGCTTACATAGAAACAGAAATTTCTAGAGTAGGATTATCAGATTATGTTAGTCAGGTAATTGTACCAACTGAAAAAGTTATTCAGATTAGAAATGGAAAAAAAGTAAACAGAGAAAGAGTTTATTTCCCTGGTTACATTATGGTTGAAGCGAATCTATCTGGAGAAGTTCCTCACGTAATTAAAGGTATAACAGGTGTTATTGGGTTTTTAGGAGAAGTTAAAGGTGGTGAGCCGGTTCCTATGCGTAAATCTGAAGTTAACAGAATGTTAGGTAAAGTTGATGAACTATCAATACAAGATGAAAATATTGCAATTCCTTTTAATATCGGTGAAACTGTAAAAGTTGTAGATGGTCCTTTTAATGGATTTGACGGAACTATAGAGAAAGTGAATGAAGAAAAGCGTAAGCTTGAGGTAATGGTGAAAATATTCGGAAGAAAAACACCATTAGAATTAAGTTATATGCAAGTAGAAAAAATATAA
- the secE gene encoding preprotein translocase subunit SecE: MNFIQYIKDSFDELSNHMTWVTKEEAQKTTVTVAVFTIVFALAVAGIDYVFQTGLDNFFGMFKSN, encoded by the coding sequence ATGAACTTTATACAATACATCAAAGATTCTTTTGACGAATTAAGCAATCACATGACGTGGGTAACTAAAGAAGAAGCTCAAAAAACTACAGTAACTGTTGCTGTTTTTACGATTGTATTTGCTTTAGCTGTAGCTGGTATAGATTATGTTTTTCAAACAGGATTAGATAACTTTTTTGGAATGTTTAAATCTAACTAA
- the tuf gene encoding elongation factor Tu, whose protein sequence is MAKATFDRSKPHLNIGTIGHVDHGKTTLTAAITKVLADAGFSEAKSFDQIDNAPEEKERGITINTSHVEYQTANRHYAHVDCPGHADYVKNMVTGAAQMDGAILVVAATDGPMPQTREHILLGRQVGIPRMVVFMNKVDMVDDEELIELVDMEVRELLSFYEYDGDNGPVIAGSALGALNGEQKWVDTVLELMEAVDAWIEEPLREVDKDFLMPVEDVFSITGRGTVATGRIETGIANTGDVVDIIGMGAEKMTSTITGIEMFRQILDRGEAGDNAGILLRGIAKEDIKRGMVICKPGSVTPHGKFKAEVYVLKKEEGGRHTPFHNNYRPQFYVRTTDVTGTINLPDGVEMVMPGDNLTITVDLIQPIALNIGLRFAIREGGRTVGAGQVTELLD, encoded by the coding sequence ATGGCAAAGGCAACTTTCGATCGTTCAAAACCACACCTTAACATAGGTACTATTGGACACGTAGATCACGGTAAAACAACTTTAACTGCTGCTATTACTAAAGTATTAGCTGATGCAGGATTTTCTGAAGCAAAATCTTTCGATCAGATTGATAATGCACCAGAAGAAAAAGAAAGAGGTATTACAATTAACACTTCTCACGTAGAGTATCAAACAGCTAATCGTCACTACGCGCACGTTGACTGTCCAGGTCACGCGGATTACGTAAAGAACATGGTAACTGGTGCTGCTCAAATGGATGGTGCTATTTTAGTTGTTGCTGCGACGGATGGACCAATGCCTCAAACTAGAGAGCATATCTTATTAGGTCGTCAGGTTGGTATTCCTCGTATGGTTGTATTCATGAATAAAGTGGATATGGTTGATGATGAAGAATTAATCGAATTAGTAGATATGGAAGTAAGAGAATTACTTTCTTTCTATGAATATGATGGTGATAATGGACCAGTAATTGCTGGATCTGCATTAGGTGCACTTAACGGTGAGCAAAAATGGGTTGATACTGTTTTAGAATTAATGGAAGCAGTTGATGCTTGGATTGAAGAGCCTTTAAGAGAAGTTGATAAAGATTTCTTAATGCCAGTTGAGGATGTATTCTCTATTACTGGACGTGGTACTGTTGCAACTGGTCGTATTGAGACTGGTATTGCTAATACAGGAGATGTTGTAGATATTATTGGTATGGGAGCTGAGAAAATGACTTCTACTATTACTGGTATTGAAATGTTCCGTCAAATCTTAGATAGAGGTGAGGCTGGAGATAATGCAGGTATCTTATTAAGAGGTATTGCAAAAGAAGATATAAAAAGAGGAATGGTAATCTGTAAGCCAGGTTCTGTAACTCCTCATGGTAAATTTAAGGCAGAAGTTTATGTTCTTAAAAAAGAAGAAGGTGGACGTCATACTCCATTCCATAACAACTATCGTCCTCAGTTCTATGTAAGAACTACAGATGTTACAGGTACAATTAATTTACCTGATGGTGTTGAAATGGTTATGCCAGGAGATAACTTAACTATTACAGTAGATTTAATCCAACCAATTGCATTAAATATTGGTTTACGTTTTGCAATCCGTGAGGGTGGTAGAACTGTAGGAGCAGGTCAGGTTACTGAATTATTAGACTAA
- the hpf gene encoding ribosome hibernation-promoting factor, HPF/YfiA family, with protein sequence MKVFTQSVNFNADKELIAYVDEKVLSLTKFHDKIVDAEVFLKVINTSDKENKVTEVKINIPGSELIIKREAKTFEEGVNAAVDNLKRQLKRSKEKLRDSVNS encoded by the coding sequence ATGAAAGTATTCACGCAATCAGTTAATTTTAATGCAGATAAGGAACTTATAGCATATGTAGATGAAAAGGTTTTATCATTAACTAAATTTCACGATAAGATAGTTGACGCAGAAGTTTTTTTAAAAGTGATCAACACTAGCGATAAAGAAAATAAAGTTACAGAAGTTAAGATAAATATACCAGGAAGTGAGCTAATCATAAAAAGAGAGGCAAAAACCTTTGAAGAAGGCGTTAATGCTGCTGTTGACAATTTAAAAAGACAGTTAAAAAGGTCTAAAGAAAAGCTTCGAGACTCTGTTAATTCATAA
- a CDS encoding tyrosine-type recombinase/integrase, protein MIDPFLEYLSFEKKYSVHTITAYKNDLTSFRDFLETEYDQESLLEVHYPQIRSWIVFLVDTQISNRTINRKVSSLKSFYKFLQKTKQIELNPLSKHKALKTEKRVQVPFTSKEINEVINQIEKEVDVTFTSIRNKLIVELFYSTGIRRAELINIKERDVSLSDKTIKVLGKRNKERFVPLLGTVIQTLKQYLKFKQEFTIGLDELFITEKGNKIYETLVYRIINTYFSQVSSKQKKSPHILRHSFATHLLNEGADINSVKELLGHSSLASTQVYTQNSLAVIKKVYNQAHPKSHKTQ, encoded by the coding sequence TTGATTGATCCTTTTTTAGAATATTTGTCTTTTGAGAAAAAATACTCTGTACATACTATTACTGCTTATAAAAACGATTTAACCTCATTTAGAGACTTTTTAGAGACAGAGTATGATCAAGAAAGTTTATTAGAAGTGCATTATCCACAAATTAGAAGTTGGATTGTTTTTTTAGTAGATACTCAAATATCAAATAGAACCATTAATAGAAAGGTAAGTTCTTTAAAGTCTTTTTATAAATTTTTGCAAAAAACCAAACAGATAGAATTAAATCCGCTTTCTAAGCATAAAGCCTTAAAAACAGAAAAAAGAGTTCAGGTGCCTTTTACATCAAAAGAAATTAATGAGGTCATCAATCAAATAGAAAAAGAGGTAGATGTTACTTTTACTTCTATTAGAAACAAATTAATTGTCGAATTGTTTTATTCTACAGGTATTCGAAGAGCAGAGTTAATTAATATAAAAGAAAGAGACGTTAGTTTATCAGATAAAACGATAAAAGTATTGGGGAAAAGAAATAAAGAACGCTTTGTACCTTTATTAGGTACTGTTATTCAAACGTTAAAACAATATTTAAAATTTAAACAAGAATTTACAATTGGTTTAGATGAGCTTTTTATTACCGAAAAAGGAAATAAAATTTATGAAACTCTTGTTTACAGAATTATTAATACTTACTTTAGTCAAGTCTCTTCAAAGCAGAAAAAAAGCCCTCATATATTAAGGCATTCTTTTGCTACACATCTGTTAAATGAAGGAGCAGATATAAATTCAGTTAAAGAGTTGTTAGGGCATTCATCTTTAGCATCAACGCAAGTCTATACACAAAATAGTCTTGCAGTTATTAAAAAAGTATATAACCAGGCTCACCCTAAGAGTCATAAAACACAGTAA
- the rpsU gene encoding 30S ribosomal protein S21, producing the protein MLIIPIKEGENIDRALKRYKRKFDRTKTMKNLRARKNFTKPSVANRAQRIKASYVQRLRTQEEVG; encoded by the coding sequence ATGTTAATTATACCAATTAAAGAAGGAGAGAATATCGATAGAGCTTTAAAGCGTTACAAGAGAAAATTCGATCGTACAAAAACGATGAAGAACTTGCGTGCTAGAAAGAACTTCACAAAACCTTCTGTAGCAAACAGAGCTCAAAGAATTAAAGCTTCTTACGTTCAGAGATTAAGAACACAAGAAGAAGTAGGTTAG
- a CDS encoding acyl-CoA dehydrogenase family protein, with protein MSSMYFTEEHEAFRASFKEFLKKEVIPHIDKWEKEGSIERFIWKKFGEMGYFGLNTPEEFGGLNLDLFYTVIFLEELQKVNSGGFAAAMWAHEYLAMTHLAKEGDDFIKNKYLTPSIEGDMIGCMCITEPFGGSDVAGMRSTAIKQGDTYILNGSKTFITNGVYSDYLIVAAKTDPSDKYKGISIFVVDRASKGLTATKLDKLGWKASDTGEIAFDNVEIPAENLLGEEGKGFPYIMQHFALERLVMGVNAHARAEFALEYALNYMQERIAFGKSLDKFQVLRHKIAEMASRVDMCKEYNYSITKRLNDGQYVVKEASMSKLLSTKMADEVIYDALQMLGGYGYMEEYPMARLLRDSRLGPIGGGTSEILKEIIAKIVIDKKEYKPAT; from the coding sequence ATGAGCAGTATGTATTTTACTGAAGAGCACGAAGCTTTCCGTGCAAGTTTTAAAGAGTTTTTGAAAAAAGAAGTAATTCCTCATATAGATAAATGGGAAAAAGAAGGTAGTATAGAACGTTTTATTTGGAAGAAATTCGGAGAAATGGGCTATTTCGGTTTAAATACTCCAGAAGAGTTCGGAGGCTTAAATTTAGATTTATTTTATACAGTTATCTTTTTAGAAGAATTGCAGAAAGTCAATTCAGGTGGTTTTGCGGCGGCAATGTGGGCGCACGAATATTTAGCCATGACACACTTAGCTAAAGAAGGTGATGATTTTATAAAAAATAAATATTTAACACCAAGTATAGAGGGAGATATGATTGGTTGTATGTGTATCACAGAACCATTTGGTGGGTCTGATGTTGCAGGTATGCGTTCTACAGCAATTAAGCAAGGAGATACATATATTTTAAACGGTTCTAAAACCTTTATTACAAACGGAGTTTATTCAGATTATTTAATTGTAGCTGCAAAAACAGATCCTTCAGATAAGTATAAAGGAATTAGCATTTTTGTGGTAGATAGAGCTTCAAAAGGACTTACAGCAACAAAGTTAGATAAGTTAGGTTGGAAAGCATCAGATACTGGAGAAATAGCATTTGATAATGTAGAAATTCCTGCAGAAAATTTATTAGGAGAAGAAGGAAAAGGATTTCCTTATATTATGCAGCATTTTGCTTTAGAAAGATTGGTAATGGGTGTAAATGCACATGCTAGAGCAGAATTCGCCCTAGAATATGCTTTAAATTATATGCAAGAACGAATTGCTTTTGGTAAGTCTTTAGATAAGTTTCAAGTATTAAGACATAAGATTGCAGAAATGGCAAGTAGAGTAGATATGTGTAAAGAATACAACTACTCAATTACAAAACGCCTTAATGACGGCCAATATGTGGTAAAAGAAGCAAGTATGTCTAAATTACTCTCTACAAAAATGGCAGATGAAGTTATTTACGATGCTTTACAAATGTTAGGCGGCTATGGTTATATGGAAGAGTACCCGATGGCACGTTTATTAAGAGATAGTAGATTAGGACCAATAGGAGGAGGGACTTCAGAAATCTTAAAAGAGATTATCGCAAAGATTGTAATTGATAAGAAAGAATATAAACCAGCAACATAA